In the genome of Armatimonadota bacterium, one region contains:
- a CDS encoding DUF3536 domain-containing protein, translating to MSALICIHGHFYQPSRENPWLEQVEVDDSAAPYHDWNARITAECYSSNAAARILDAQGRIERIVNNYSAISFNLGPALATWLERNAPEVLGQILRADKERLAALGYGNAIAQPYTHVILPLASRHDKMTQVRWGIADFTRRFGRPPEGMWLPETAVDREVLAVLAECGIAFTILAPHQAARVRAAPAGEWVDVRPEVLDTTRAYLCRPAAGLRIALFFYDGALSRDIAFGNLLDSGAGLAGRLVGVAADAGWAGGRVVHVATDGETYGHHHRFGEMALAYAAEVLERNGSGRLTNYAAFLADHPPTHEVEIHERTSWSCAHGIERWRADCGCRTRPDWHQRWRAPLRAALDWLKAEADALFEEAGARVFHDPWAARDAYIDVVLDRGETSLARFLTVQALRRDDPQDRHTALRLLEMQRHAMLMFASDGWFFDEISRVETVQLLRHAARVIHLAGAGRALEASFLDRLRGAESNLPAFRNGEAAYDRLVRPAMVDARRAAAHYAIMSLFQEFPDDARLYTYRAVRRAMRRLARGPLTLLIGRVEITETLVEHAHDFSFAVLHIGGTDVHCCVAEGWSDGAHATVADALTTVFEGGTVTEVIRRMDEIFGRQFYTLRDLFIEERRHVLARLSEETMAHLEASYRRLYHESRGLMETLRDADVPVPREFVAAAEFILTADLRRALDAPGALSATAWDALAELRSWGLALPAEEFEPLLRARIERRLRDANGLFLVENLAEVERTLDFARDAGITVNLWQAQNLFVERFAPRMGGAAGAGGAGGGEAAGGGAEETVRVALEAIAGRLYFNLDALRVRAGGDPVKAYGSTQY from the coding sequence GTGAGCGCGCTGATCTGCATCCACGGGCACTTCTACCAGCCCTCGCGCGAGAACCCCTGGCTGGAGCAGGTGGAGGTGGACGACTCCGCGGCGCCGTACCACGACTGGAACGCGCGCATCACCGCCGAGTGTTACTCCTCCAACGCCGCCGCGCGGATCCTCGACGCGCAGGGTCGCATCGAGCGCATCGTCAACAACTACTCGGCGATCTCTTTCAACCTGGGACCGGCCCTGGCTACCTGGCTCGAACGCAACGCCCCAGAGGTCCTCGGTCAGATCCTGCGCGCGGACAAGGAGCGTCTGGCGGCCCTCGGGTACGGCAACGCCATAGCGCAGCCCTACACGCACGTGATCCTGCCGCTGGCCTCGCGGCATGACAAGATGACACAGGTCCGCTGGGGGATCGCGGACTTCACGCGCCGGTTCGGCCGGCCGCCGGAAGGGATGTGGTTGCCCGAGACCGCGGTGGATCGCGAAGTGCTTGCCGTGCTCGCCGAGTGCGGGATCGCCTTCACGATCCTGGCCCCACATCAGGCGGCGCGCGTTCGCGCGGCCCCTGCCGGTGAATGGGTGGACGTGCGACCAGAGGTGCTGGACACCACGCGGGCATACCTGTGTCGTCCGGCCGCGGGGCTACGCATCGCCCTGTTCTTCTACGATGGCGCACTGTCCCGTGATATCGCGTTCGGCAACCTGCTGGACAGCGGAGCGGGACTGGCCGGCCGGCTGGTGGGGGTGGCAGCCGACGCCGGGTGGGCGGGCGGCCGCGTGGTCCACGTGGCCACGGACGGCGAGACCTACGGTCACCACCACCGCTTCGGGGAGATGGCCCTGGCGTACGCGGCCGAGGTGCTCGAACGCAACGGTAGCGGGCGCCTCACGAACTACGCCGCGTTCCTGGCAGATCATCCGCCCACGCACGAGGTGGAAATCCACGAGCGCACATCATGGTCCTGCGCCCACGGCATAGAGCGGTGGCGGGCAGACTGCGGCTGCCGAACCCGGCCCGACTGGCACCAGCGCTGGAGGGCGCCACTGCGCGCGGCGCTGGACTGGTTGAAGGCCGAGGCCGACGCGCTCTTCGAGGAGGCCGGCGCCCGGGTCTTCCACGATCCTTGGGCCGCGCGCGACGCCTACATTGACGTCGTGTTGGACCGCGGGGAGACATCGCTGGCGCGGTTTCTGACGGTGCAGGCCCTACGGCGCGACGATCCGCAGGATCGCCACACCGCGCTGCGACTGCTGGAGATGCAGCGGCACGCGATGCTGATGTTCGCGTCCGACGGCTGGTTCTTCGACGAGATCTCGCGGGTCGAGACCGTGCAGTTGCTGCGACACGCGGCCAGGGTGATCCATCTTGCCGGGGCGGGCCGTGCGCTCGAGGCATCGTTCCTCGACCGACTGCGCGGGGCGGAGAGCAACCTGCCGGCCTTCCGGAACGGTGAGGCCGCCTACGACCGCCTTGTGCGCCCGGCGATGGTGGACGCGCGCCGCGCCGCGGCCCACTATGCCATCATGTCGCTCTTCCAGGAGTTCCCGGACGACGCGCGTCTCTACACCTACCGAGCAGTGCGCCGGGCAATGCGCCGGCTGGCCCGCGGCCCCCTAACCCTGCTGATCGGGCGCGTCGAGATCACCGAGACGCTGGTTGAACATGCGCACGACTTCTCGTTCGCGGTCCTCCATATCGGCGGCACCGACGTCCACTGCTGCGTGGCCGAGGGCTGGAGCGACGGGGCCCACGCCACGGTCGCCGACGCCCTGACCACGGTGTTCGAGGGGGGAACGGTTACCGAGGTCATCCGGCGGATGGACGAGATCTTCGGCCGCCAGTTCTACACCCTCCGAGACCTGTTCATCGAGGAGCGGCGCCATGTGTTGGCCCGCCTCTCGGAGGAGACCATGGCACACCTCGAGGCGTCTTACCGGCGGCTCTACCACGAGAGCCGCGGCCTGATGGAAACGCTCCGCGACGCCGACGTGCCGGTGCCTCGTGAGTTCGTCGCGGCCGCGGAGTTCATCCTGACCGCCGATCTCCGCAGGGCGCTGGATGCGCCCGGAGCGCTCAGCGCCACGGCATGGGATGCCCTTGCCGAGCTGCGCTCGTGGGGGCTGGCGTTGCCGGCCGAGGAGTTCGAGCCGCTGCTGCGCGCGCGCATCGAGCGCCGCCTGCGCGACGCCAACGGGCTCTTCCTCGTGGAGAACCTGGCAGAGGTGGAGCGCACGCTCGACTTCGCCCGCGACGCCGGGATCACGGTCAACCTGTGGCAGGCCCAGAACCTGTTCGTGGAGCGGTTTGCCCCGCGGATGGGTGGGGCGGCAGGCGCAGGTGGGGCAGGCGGCGGTGAGGCAGCGGGCGGCGGCGCCGAGGAGACCGTGCGGGTCGCCCTAGAGGCGATAGCCGGACGTCTCTACTTCAACCTGGACGCGCTGCGGGTGCGGGCTGGGGGCGATCCAGTCAAAGCGTACGGCTCGACCCAATATTGA
- a CDS encoding NAD-dependent epimerase/dehydratase family protein codes for MRVLITGGAGFIGSHIADAHLARGDEVTVVDSLVSGRQEFVGTAARFYQMDIRDPGLREVFERTRPQLVNHHAAQVSVSVSVREPLPDAEINVLGTLRVAALAVEYGVEQLIFASTGGALYGEPKLLPADEATPILPLSPYGCAKAAAEGYLGLYRRLHGLPVCCLRYANVYGPRQDPHGEAGVVAIFARALLAGESPTIFGDGEQTRDFVHADDVTRANLLAADRRVEGAFNIGTGEGTSVNAIFRVLARKIGATVAPRCASPRSGDVRHIRLAADSARRHLGWMPMVSLEEGLASTAAWFARQAG; via the coding sequence ATGAGGGTGCTGATCACCGGAGGCGCCGGGTTCATTGGCTCCCACATAGCCGATGCCCACCTGGCCCGCGGGGACGAGGTGACCGTGGTGGATTCGCTGGTCTCCGGCAGGCAGGAGTTCGTGGGGACGGCGGCGCGATTCTACCAGATGGACATCCGCGATCCGGGGTTGCGCGAGGTCTTCGAACGGACACGCCCCCAGTTGGTGAACCACCATGCCGCCCAGGTGTCGGTCAGCGTCTCGGTCCGGGAGCCGCTGCCGGACGCGGAGATCAACGTCCTGGGCACGCTGAGGGTGGCGGCGCTGGCTGTGGAGTACGGCGTCGAGCAGCTCATCTTCGCCTCCACAGGCGGAGCGCTGTACGGCGAACCGAAGCTGCTGCCGGCGGACGAGGCAACCCCTATCCTTCCGTTGAGCCCCTACGGCTGCGCCAAGGCGGCCGCAGAGGGCTACCTGGGGCTCTACCGGCGCCTGCACGGACTGCCGGTCTGCTGTCTGCGCTACGCCAACGTCTACGGCCCGCGCCAGGACCCGCACGGCGAGGCAGGCGTTGTGGCGATCTTCGCGCGGGCGTTGCTGGCCGGGGAATCCCCCACCATCTTCGGCGACGGAGAGCAGACGCGCGACTTCGTTCACGCGGACGACGTCACGCGCGCGAATCTTCTGGCAGCCGATCGCAGGGTAGAGGGTGCCTTCAACATCGGAACCGGGGAAGGCACCTCGGTCAACGCCATCTTTCGCGTCCTGGCCCGGAAGATCGGCGCTACGGTCGCGCCGCGCTGCGCCTCCCCGCGTTCCGGCGACGTTCGCCACATCCGGCTCGCCGCCGACTCCGCGCGCCGGCACCTGGGCTGGATGCCGATGGTCTCGCTCGAAGAAGGCCTGGCTTCCACTGCCGCCTGGTTTGCACGGCAGGCCGGGTAG
- the glgC gene encoding glucose-1-phosphate adenylyltransferase translates to MLRARPYRPRVLAFVLAGGRGERLEPLTRERGKPAVPFGGKYRIVDFVLSNFVNSGIYAIYVMVQYKAQSLLEHLRVGWRFGGLPDQFVIAVPPQMRWGESWYSGTANSVYQNLNLLRDFNPDIIMVFGADHIYRMDLNQALAFHLDRGAQLTVAARPVPIGEASEFGIVETDGDGRIVGFEEKPAKPRPMPTDPSRALSSMGNYVFNRDILVETLIEDARRSTDHDFGRTIIPELHPYADVFAYNFLDNEIPGTKAHEERGYWRDVGTIGAYWQAQMDLLGITPVFDLDNPQWPIHTSAYSGPPARLVGGEITDSLLGEGTRVESAIVRRSILGRGVRIGEGALIEESVVMDHTTVGRGAHLRRVIVDRHNAIPDHAEIGTDPARDARHYQVDASGIVVLPRGATRYTS, encoded by the coding sequence ATCCTCCGGGCGCGGCCGTACCGGCCGCGCGTCCTGGCGTTCGTCCTGGCCGGAGGCCGCGGCGAACGGCTGGAGCCGCTCACCCGCGAGCGGGGCAAGCCAGCGGTGCCATTCGGGGGCAAGTACCGGATCGTGGACTTCGTCCTTTCCAACTTCGTCAACTCGGGGATCTACGCCATCTACGTGATGGTCCAGTACAAGGCGCAGTCGCTGCTCGAGCACCTGCGCGTGGGCTGGCGGTTCGGAGGCCTGCCAGACCAGTTCGTAATCGCGGTCCCCCCTCAGATGCGATGGGGCGAGTCCTGGTACAGCGGGACCGCCAACTCGGTCTACCAGAACCTAAATCTATTGAGGGACTTCAATCCGGACATCATCATGGTCTTCGGCGCCGACCACATTTACCGGATGGACCTCAACCAGGCGTTGGCCTTCCACCTGGATCGCGGGGCCCAACTTACGGTTGCTGCGCGACCGGTACCCATCGGCGAGGCCTCCGAGTTCGGCATCGTCGAGACCGACGGGGATGGGCGGATCGTCGGTTTCGAGGAGAAGCCGGCCAAGCCGCGGCCAATGCCCACGGATCCCTCAAGAGCCCTTTCCTCGATGGGCAACTACGTCTTCAACCGCGACATCCTGGTCGAGACGCTCATCGAGGATGCCCGCCGCAGCACCGACCATGACTTCGGGCGGACGATCATCCCGGAACTCCACCCGTACGCCGACGTCTTCGCTTACAACTTCCTCGACAACGAGATCCCGGGCACCAAGGCCCACGAGGAGCGCGGATACTGGCGCGACGTGGGAACGATCGGAGCGTACTGGCAGGCGCAGATGGATCTGCTGGGCATCACGCCGGTGTTCGACCTGGATAACCCTCAGTGGCCCATCCACACGAGCGCATACAGCGGCCCGCCGGCCCGCCTGGTCGGCGGCGAGATAACCGACTCGCTGCTCGGTGAGGGAACCCGGGTGGAGAGCGCCATCGTTCGCCGCTCGATCCTGGGCCGCGGCGTCCGGATCGGTGAAGGCGCACTGATAGAAGAGTCCGTCGTCATGGACCACACAACGGTCGGCAGGGGCGCGCACCTGCGGCGTGTCATCGTTGACCGCCACAACGCGATCCCCGACCATGCGGAGATTGGCACCGATCCGGCCCGGGACGCCCGGCACTACCAGGTTGACGCCTCGGGCATCGTCGTGCTGCCGCGAGGCGCAACCCGCTACACCTCGTGA
- a CDS encoding DUF1957 domain-containing protein: MAPSRGSFLLVLHSHLPLVLGHGRWPHGSDWLCEVAIGCYLPLIEVFERLGTRGRGSRVTLNVTPILAEQLAHPSFPPEMEAFLRQRLESAAENRTHFERSGLPDLAGLAQLWGQTYQNTLSRFHALGGDLLGAVRRLAEAGVIELISSAATHGYLPLLGREESVDLQLRAGSAAHLRHFGAPPRGAWLPECGYRSRYEWTPPAGPQAGKVRRRRRGIEEFLAAHGLEFFVTDSHLLRGGVPMSFYADHYPALRTLAAGAEYPAYTRDRSPYRPYSVASRGGSGSAVAFTRDPRTTMQVWSREAGYPGDHRYLEFHKKHFPGGIRYWRVTDSRGDLGSKLPYEPQAAQAAARGHAEHFVRIVGDLAEAEANQSAWPVAVCNPYDTELFGHWWFEGPAFLEEVLERLPAAGVEPESLGRYLDRCQRPETITLPEGSWGEGGDHRVWLNRDTRWTWEMVYAAEEEFWSVGCDLAWEGNPFLRRAMAQLARELLILQASDWQFLITTWAARNYAEARFAEHYAHFTRLGHMLRRVAEGQPVQQEDELFLAAREAQDFPFPDVLDHVLAAREVRSL, encoded by the coding sequence ATGGCCCCTTCGCGCGGGAGCTTCTTGCTGGTTCTCCACTCACACCTGCCCCTGGTCCTCGGGCACGGCAGGTGGCCGCACGGGAGCGACTGGCTGTGTGAGGTAGCGATCGGGTGCTACCTGCCGCTGATCGAGGTGTTTGAACGCCTCGGCACCCGCGGCCGCGGTTCTCGCGTAACGCTGAACGTCACCCCGATCCTCGCCGAGCAACTCGCGCACCCTTCTTTCCCGCCGGAGATGGAGGCGTTCTTGCGGCAGCGGCTGGAATCGGCCGCGGAGAACCGCACCCACTTCGAGCGCAGCGGGCTGCCGGACCTTGCAGGACTTGCTCAGTTGTGGGGACAGACCTACCAGAACACGCTGAGCCGGTTCCACGCCTTGGGGGGCGACCTGCTTGGTGCCGTAAGACGGCTGGCCGAAGCCGGGGTGATCGAGCTGATCAGTTCGGCCGCGACCCACGGATATCTTCCCCTCCTTGGACGCGAGGAGTCGGTGGATTTGCAGTTGCGCGCCGGCAGCGCGGCGCACCTGCGGCACTTCGGTGCCCCCCCGCGCGGCGCCTGGCTGCCGGAATGTGGCTACCGCTCGCGCTACGAGTGGACACCGCCGGCCGGACCGCAGGCAGGCAAGGTACGACGGCGGCGGCGCGGGATCGAGGAGTTCCTGGCTGCGCACGGCCTGGAGTTCTTCGTAACCGACTCCCACCTGCTGCGCGGCGGCGTGCCCATGTCGTTCTACGCCGACCACTACCCGGCGCTGCGTACCCTGGCCGCGGGCGCGGAATACCCTGCCTACACCCGCGACCGAAGCCCGTACCGTCCCTATTCCGTCGCTTCTCGCGGCGGGAGCGGAAGCGCAGTTGCCTTCACGCGCGACCCACGGACCACAATGCAGGTGTGGAGCAGAGAGGCAGGGTACCCGGGCGATCACAGGTACCTGGAGTTCCACAAGAAGCACTTCCCCGGTGGGATCCGATACTGGCGGGTCACCGACTCCCGCGGCGACCTGGGGTCCAAACTGCCCTACGAGCCGCAGGCCGCGCAGGCGGCCGCGCGAGGGCACGCCGAGCACTTCGTCCGGATAGTCGGCGACCTCGCGGAAGCCGAGGCGAACCAATCGGCGTGGCCGGTCGCGGTCTGCAACCCCTACGACACGGAACTGTTCGGGCACTGGTGGTTCGAGGGGCCGGCGTTCCTTGAGGAGGTCCTGGAGCGGCTCCCCGCGGCCGGCGTCGAGCCCGAGTCGTTGGGCCGGTACCTCGATCGCTGCCAGCGGCCGGAGACGATCACCCTGCCCGAAGGATCGTGGGGCGAGGGAGGCGACCACCGCGTCTGGCTCAACCGCGACACCCGATGGACCTGGGAGATGGTGTACGCGGCGGAAGAGGAGTTCTGGTCCGTGGGCTGCGACCTGGCCTGGGAAGGCAATCCGTTCCTCCGGCGGGCAATGGCCCAACTGGCCCGCGAGCTGCTGATCCTCCAGGCGTCGGACTGGCAGTTCCTCATCACGACCTGGGCGGCCCGCAACTACGCCGAGGCACGGTTCGCCGAGCACTACGCCCACTTCACGCGCCTGGGACACATGCTGCGCCGCGTCGCCGAGGGGCAGCCGGTACAGCAGGAGGACGAGTTGTTCCTGGCCGCGCGGGAGGCGCAGGATTTCCCGTTCCCCGACGTGCTCGATCATGTGCTCGCCGCGCGGGAGGTGCGGTCGCTGTGA
- a CDS encoding helix-turn-helix transcriptional regulator: MKIIAERPAEGACCPECGCQSHTDSLDRAAVDAGAALLAALGDPVRLGIVELLARHDRMCVCDIAEAFPVGQPTISHHLRLLREAGLADVVRRGNWAFYGLRREVLKQVAHQILNLL, encoded by the coding sequence ATGAAGATCATCGCGGAACGCCCTGCCGAGGGCGCCTGCTGTCCTGAGTGTGGCTGCCAGTCTCACACCGATTCCCTGGATCGCGCCGCGGTGGATGCTGGCGCGGCCCTGCTTGCCGCGCTGGGCGACCCGGTCCGCCTGGGCATCGTCGAGCTCCTTGCCCGTCACGACAGGATGTGCGTCTGCGACATCGCCGAGGCGTTCCCGGTCGGCCAGCCCACGATCTCGCACCACCTGCGGCTGCTGCGCGAGGCCGGGCTGGCGGACGTGGTGCGCCGGGGAAACTGGGCGTTCTACGGTCTGCGCCGGGAAGTGCTGAAGCAGGTGGCCCACCAGATTCTGAACCTGCTGTGA